From Actinopolyspora lacussalsi, a single genomic window includes:
- a CDS encoding RND superfamily putative drug exporter (product_source=KO:K06994; cath_funfam=1.20.1640.10; cog=COG2409; ko=KO:K06994; pfam=PF03176; superfamily=82866; transmembrane_helix_parts=Inside_1_19,TMhelix_20_42,Outside_43_177,TMhelix_178_200,Inside_201_206,TMhelix_207_229,Outside_230_238,TMhelix_239_261,Inside_262_281,TMhelix_282_304,Outside_305_313,TMhelix_314_336,Inside_337_382,TMhelix_383_405,Outside_406_533,TMhelix_534_556,Inside_557_557,TMhelix_558_580,Outside_581_594,TMhelix_595_614,Inside_615_626,TMhelix_627_649,Outside_650_652,TMhelix_653_675,Inside_676_714): MISTGHSSDEDQHPPKVRRLRWLVPALLVIAWLALGGIGGPFAGKLAEVSENDSSTFLPASAEATKVNELQRQFSGGQRIPAFVVAERTRGITGSDRQYLAGISERIASIEGVERVSPPIPSPRDDQAVQVIVSIDSGADPANAVSEMRNLLERSPTGLTTLVSGPAAQSADLAEAFSGVDGLLLLVAGGVVLLILILVYRSPLLPVLVLLSAVFALGVASLAVYFLAAADVLTLNGQSQGILFILVVGAATDYALLFVARFREELRASPDKYRAVLRSWRATLEPILASAGTVILGLLCLLFSDLNSNKSLGPVAAIGIAAALLASTTFLPAVLALSGRVAFWPFPPPRETAGQDDAVAEPEPRRTAFWERVSSLVGRTPRAIWIGTTVVLLIGTLGLPQLRAGGTAQSDVFLTPVESVAGQEVLAEHFPAGSGAPTVIIADADSTERVVRAADVPGVADVSVTRTAAGNPKVVDGRVLVEAVLTDPADSETALDTVRRIRDSVHPVEGADALVGGTSAIQLDTRLTAERDRSVIIPIVLLVILVVLALLLRALVAPLVLLATVVLSFAATMGVSALVFNHVFDMPGADPVVPLYGFVFLVALGIDYNIFLMTRAREEVRRSDNRTGVLRALSVTGGVITSAGVVLAATFAALAVLPILFLAQLAFIVAFGVLLDTLVVRSLLVPALSLDIGRTIWWPARLGRRDRQATGTDR, encoded by the coding sequence ATGATCTCCACCGGTCACTCCTCCGACGAGGACCAGCATCCCCCGAAGGTGCGGCGGTTGCGATGGCTGGTCCCCGCGCTGCTGGTGATCGCCTGGCTGGCTCTCGGCGGCATCGGCGGGCCGTTCGCGGGCAAGCTGGCCGAGGTCTCCGAGAACGACAGCTCAACCTTCCTGCCCGCCTCCGCCGAGGCCACCAAGGTCAACGAACTGCAGCGGCAGTTCTCCGGCGGACAGCGCATCCCGGCCTTCGTCGTGGCCGAGAGAACTCGGGGAATCACCGGTTCCGACCGCCAGTACCTGGCCGGGATCTCCGAACGGATCGCCTCGATCGAAGGAGTCGAGCGGGTCTCGCCCCCGATCCCCTCACCCCGGGACGACCAGGCGGTGCAGGTGATCGTCTCGATCGACTCCGGTGCCGACCCCGCGAACGCGGTCTCGGAGATGCGTAACCTCCTGGAACGGTCACCCACCGGGCTGACCACCCTGGTCAGCGGCCCCGCCGCGCAGTCAGCCGATCTGGCCGAGGCGTTCAGCGGAGTCGACGGACTGCTGCTGCTCGTCGCCGGTGGTGTGGTTCTCCTGATCCTGATCCTGGTCTACCGCAGTCCGCTGCTGCCGGTACTGGTGCTGCTCAGCGCGGTTTTCGCACTTGGCGTCGCCAGCCTCGCCGTTTACTTCCTGGCAGCGGCCGACGTCCTCACCCTCAACGGCCAGAGCCAGGGAATCCTTTTCATCCTGGTGGTCGGCGCCGCCACGGACTACGCGCTGCTGTTCGTCGCGCGGTTCAGGGAGGAACTGCGCGCGAGCCCCGACAAGTACCGCGCCGTCCTGCGCTCCTGGCGCGCCACGCTGGAGCCGATCCTCGCCTCCGCGGGCACGGTCATCCTGGGCCTGCTGTGCCTGCTGTTCAGCGACCTGAACTCCAACAAGAGCCTCGGCCCCGTGGCGGCCATCGGCATCGCCGCCGCGCTGCTGGCCTCGACCACCTTCCTGCCCGCCGTGCTCGCGCTGTCCGGCCGCGTCGCCTTCTGGCCCTTCCCGCCCCCACGGGAAACCGCGGGGCAGGACGACGCGGTGGCGGAGCCCGAACCACGTCGTACGGCGTTCTGGGAGCGGGTCAGTTCCCTGGTGGGCAGGACTCCCCGGGCGATCTGGATCGGCACCACGGTGGTCCTGCTCATCGGCACGCTCGGACTGCCGCAGCTGCGGGCCGGTGGCACCGCGCAGTCGGACGTCTTCCTGACACCGGTCGAATCGGTCGCCGGCCAGGAGGTGCTCGCCGAGCACTTCCCCGCCGGATCGGGAGCCCCCACCGTGATCATCGCCGACGCCGACAGCACCGAGCGCGTGGTGCGAGCCGCTGACGTTCCCGGTGTGGCCGACGTCTCGGTCACCAGGACAGCGGCGGGCAATCCCAAGGTGGTCGACGGGCGGGTACTCGTCGAAGCCGTGCTCACCGATCCGGCCGACTCGGAGACGGCCCTCGACACGGTGCGGCGGATCCGCGACTCGGTGCACCCCGTCGAGGGGGCCGACGCGCTGGTCGGCGGAACGAGCGCGATCCAGCTCGACACCCGGCTGACCGCCGAGCGCGACCGCTCCGTGATCATTCCGATCGTGCTGCTCGTCATCCTCGTGGTACTGGCGCTGCTGTTGCGCGCCCTGGTCGCCCCACTGGTGTTGCTCGCCACCGTGGTGCTCTCCTTCGCGGCGACGATGGGCGTGTCCGCGCTCGTGTTCAACCACGTCTTCGACATGCCCGGCGCGGACCCGGTCGTCCCGCTGTACGGCTTCGTGTTCCTGGTCGCCCTGGGGATCGACTACAACATCTTCCTGATGACCCGAGCTCGGGAGGAAGTGCGTCGCTCGGACAACCGGACCGGTGTGCTGCGTGCGCTGTCGGTCACCGGCGGTGTGATCACTTCTGCCGGAGTGGTGCTGGCGGCCACGTTCGCGGCGCTGGCGGTACTGCCGATCCTGTTCCTCGCCCAGCTCGCGTTCATCGTGGCGTTCGGGGTGCTGCTGGACACGCTGGTCGTACGTTCGCTGCTGGTACCCGCGCTGTCCCTGGACATCGGCAGAACCATCTGGTGGCCCGCCCGCTTGGGGCGTCGAGACCGACAGGCAACGGGGACGGACAGGTGA
- a CDS encoding DNA-binding MarR family transcriptional regulator (product_source=COG1846; cath_funfam=1.10.10.10; cog=COG1846; pfam=PF12802; smart=SM00347; superfamily=46785) produces the protein MTSANDQDSGDPTDTGEEKETGETGTGYEGDVVLGKLLRQLNVELDRFNVLFGDAHGLHQTDLNALVTILDAANRQEPMTPSRLAAALDMSVSATTALLERLESLGHITRERSEVDRRRVDLDIHDTARQVGGEFYRPLLRELGGAWDGFSAEQRETIRQFLVATIDATGRARETFSTR, from the coding sequence ATGACCTCGGCGAACGACCAGGACAGCGGAGACCCAACGGACACGGGGGAGGAGAAAGAAACGGGCGAAACCGGCACCGGTTACGAGGGCGACGTGGTGCTGGGCAAGCTGCTGCGACAGCTCAACGTCGAGCTCGACCGGTTCAACGTGCTGTTCGGTGATGCCCACGGGCTGCACCAAACCGACCTGAACGCGCTCGTCACGATCCTCGACGCGGCCAACCGGCAGGAACCGATGACACCGAGCAGGCTCGCGGCTGCCCTCGACATGAGCGTTTCGGCCACCACGGCACTGCTGGAGCGGCTGGAGTCGCTCGGCCACATCACCAGGGAGCGCAGCGAGGTCGACCGGCGCAGGGTGGACCTGGACATCCACGACACCGCCAGGCAGGTCGGTGGCGAGTTCTACCGGCCGCTGCTGCGGGAGCTCGGTGGAGCCTGGGACGGGTTCAGCGCCGAACAGCGGGAAACGATCAGGCAGTTCCTCGTCGCCACGATCGATGCCACGGGGCGTGCGCGCGAGACGTTCTCAACGCGGTGA
- a CDS encoding putative membrane protein (product_source=COG5547; cog=COG5547; superfamily=103473; transmembrane_helix_parts=Inside_1_12,TMhelix_13_35,Outside_36_38,TMhelix_39_56,Inside_57_60,TMhelix_61_83,Outside_84_84), which yields MDWLIIPTSRRDWAVLTGIVGSVVAVAMIVFGTFSGRTLLAAGVFLLAAVLAVLAVWPKRAIGIPLSVLAVFLLPSGAYVLVAT from the coding sequence TTGGATTGGTTGATCATACCGACCTCGCGGCGTGACTGGGCGGTACTCACCGGGATCGTCGGTTCGGTGGTCGCCGTCGCGATGATCGTTTTCGGGACGTTTTCCGGGCGGACTCTCCTCGCGGCCGGAGTGTTCCTGCTGGCTGCGGTGTTGGCGGTGCTGGCGGTGTGGCCGAAGCGGGCGATCGGGATTCCACTCTCGGTGCTCGCCGTGTTCTTACTGCCGTCGGGTGCCTATGTGCTGGTCGCAACTTAG
- a CDS encoding uncharacterized protein (DUF488 family) (product_source=COG5483; cog=COG5483; pfam=PF04343; superfamily=51905), with the protein MTRLITVGHGTSTRAEFAPLLHGAGVEAVVDVRTAPGSRHNPDFNHSELQEWLPEAGVDYRWDKRLGGFRKLPAESPDTACRNEGFRAYAAHMRTEEFGEAVEELLSEAADRRTAVMCSESVWWRCHRRMIADYATLVRDVEVVHLMHDGSPREHHTMDGVRLREDGLLVYDGGQLRF; encoded by the coding sequence ATGACGCGGTTGATCACGGTCGGGCACGGCACGAGCACCCGTGCCGAGTTCGCCCCGTTGCTGCACGGGGCCGGGGTCGAGGCGGTGGTGGACGTGCGCACCGCGCCGGGCAGCAGGCACAACCCCGATTTCAACCACTCCGAGCTTCAGGAGTGGCTGCCCGAGGCAGGAGTGGACTATCGCTGGGACAAGCGGCTCGGCGGGTTCCGAAAGCTGCCCGCCGAATCGCCGGATACGGCCTGCAGGAACGAGGGATTCCGCGCCTACGCCGCGCACATGCGTACCGAGGAGTTCGGCGAGGCGGTCGAGGAGCTGCTCTCGGAAGCCGCTGACCGCCGGACGGCCGTGATGTGTTCCGAGAGCGTGTGGTGGCGCTGCCATCGCCGCATGATCGCCGATTACGCGACGCTGGTTCGCGATGTCGAGGTCGTGCACCTGATGCACGACGGCAGCCCGCGCGAGCATCACACGATGGACGGTGTGCGGCTTCGGGAGGACGGCCTGCTGGTCTACGACGGCGGGCAGCTGCGTTTCTGA
- a CDS encoding sugar lactone lactonase YvrE (product_source=COG3386; cath_funfam=2.120.10.30; cog=COG3386; smart=SM00564; superfamily=63829), producing MNEPSGLRGANGIAFGPDGLLYVAQFLTGRISAVDIDSGEVELVVPPDGPLRTPDDIAFGADGTMYIADVAPGRVWQRSPNGEFALVTDAVVAPNGITCLGDRLFVNEMRSGGRLFELFPDSGSPVLLTEGLAYGNAMRFGPDGRLYYPHMMTDEVLRISPEGGEPELVVSGVPIPVAVRFDRAGELFVLSCDAAGTITHVDPETGGTSSTVTGVPGLDNAAFDAANRMFVSSFVRGSITELGERGRTRTVLPPGLNGPFGVTVDPAGRIYAADHFGLSSVSESDGIDQVAVVGGTLPGLPRNVVATGDVLQLVDISGGLHVYDPVRGVSRGRAAGLGELAGIAADSNGRVVLAAPERGQVLAVDETDSVTVLLEGLQHPVGVTLDHHGRCYVSDDRLGRVLRLDEEPVVVLDGLGTPQGIAVSGDELFVVEVEHRWLRRFDPATGTSTVAFRELAVETLPGVNGTGSNGEPDGSGRPSSFVDLAVAGDSSLLLAANAEGSVQLLKIDAAGTGEW from the coding sequence TTGAACGAGCCGAGCGGATTGCGGGGGGCGAACGGCATCGCCTTCGGTCCCGACGGGCTGCTGTACGTGGCGCAGTTCCTCACCGGGCGGATCAGCGCGGTCGACATCGACTCCGGCGAGGTCGAGCTCGTGGTCCCGCCGGACGGTCCGCTGCGCACACCGGACGACATCGCGTTCGGTGCCGACGGGACGATGTACATCGCCGACGTGGCACCCGGGCGGGTGTGGCAGCGCTCCCCGAACGGGGAGTTCGCCCTCGTCACCGATGCCGTGGTCGCCCCGAACGGGATCACGTGCCTCGGTGACCGCCTCTTCGTCAACGAGATGCGCTCCGGTGGAAGGCTGTTCGAGCTCTTCCCGGACAGTGGCTCACCGGTGCTGCTCACCGAGGGGCTGGCGTACGGCAACGCGATGCGGTTCGGCCCCGACGGTCGGTTGTACTACCCGCACATGATGACCGACGAGGTGCTGCGGATCTCGCCCGAGGGAGGCGAGCCCGAACTCGTCGTGAGCGGGGTGCCCATCCCGGTCGCCGTGCGCTTCGACCGGGCAGGGGAGCTGTTCGTGCTCTCCTGCGACGCGGCGGGAACGATCACGCACGTCGATCCGGAAACGGGTGGGACGTCGAGCACGGTCACCGGGGTTCCCGGCCTGGACAACGCCGCGTTCGACGCGGCCAACCGCATGTTCGTGTCCAGCTTCGTCCGGGGAAGCATCACCGAGCTCGGTGAGCGAGGCCGCACCCGCACGGTCCTGCCGCCGGGACTGAACGGGCCGTTCGGCGTCACGGTCGACCCCGCCGGCAGGATATACGCGGCCGACCACTTCGGACTGTCGAGCGTGTCGGAGTCCGACGGGATCGACCAGGTGGCCGTGGTGGGTGGAACGCTTCCCGGGTTGCCGCGGAACGTGGTCGCCACCGGCGATGTGCTGCAGCTCGTCGACATCAGCGGTGGGCTCCACGTGTACGACCCCGTGCGGGGAGTCTCCCGTGGGCGTGCCGCCGGACTCGGTGAGCTCGCCGGAATCGCTGCCGACTCGAACGGGCGTGTCGTGCTCGCGGCCCCGGAGAGGGGACAGGTGCTGGCCGTCGACGAAACCGATTCGGTCACGGTGCTCCTCGAAGGGCTGCAACATCCGGTCGGCGTGACGCTGGACCACCACGGGCGCTGCTACGTCAGTGACGACCGGCTCGGGCGAGTACTGCGTCTGGACGAGGAGCCGGTCGTCGTGCTGGACGGGCTCGGCACGCCGCAGGGAATCGCCGTCAGCGGCGACGAACTGTTCGTGGTCGAGGTCGAACACCGCTGGCTGCGGCGGTTCGATCCCGCCACCGGCACGAGCACGGTCGCGTTCCGTGAGCTGGCCGTGGAGACGCTTCCCGGCGTGAATGGCACCGGCTCGAACGGTGAGCCGGACGGCAGTGGTCGTCCGAGTTCGTTCGTCGATCTGGCGGTCGCCGGGGACAGCTCGTTGCTGCTTGCCGCCAACGCCGAAGGAAGCGTGCAGTTACTGAAGATCGACGCTGCGGGAACGGGTGAGTGGTGA
- a CDS encoding cation diffusion facilitator CzcD-associated flavoprotein CzcO (product_source=COG2072; cath_funfam=3.50.50.60; cog=COG2072; pfam=PF13738; superfamily=51905), protein MTNDERSLEAELLDPDRLGFDPAELRARYRTERDRRLRPDGASQYIAPTGDFGYYVTDPYAEAEPNREPLTDHVEVLIIGAGFGGLLAGARLRQAGFDSIRLLEKGGDVGGTWYWNRYPGVRCDIESYIYLPLLEELGYVPTEKYARGEEIRQHTVNIARKFDLYRDACFQTELTSATWDESLRRWNVTTDRGDEMTARYVIFSSGPFSRPKLPGIPGIDDFAGHTFHTSRWDYSYTGGDQTGGMHELADKRVAVIGTGATGIQCVPDLARDAGHLYVFQRTPSVVDERGNRPTDPEWAAELPEGWHDRRRDDFLAVLGGDRTADDMVGDRWSDLAHHYNAVADETGKDELTTEEHELVREVADFHKMNQVRERVMSIVEDEETARALQPWYRYECKRPTFNDEYYPAFNRPNVTLVDTDGRGVERVTERGLVSQGVEYEVDCIVFATGFQVGGSHPAASGLALHGRDGVTLPQHFSEGMRTLHGFTSHGFPNLFCMGPSQNGVAPNFTHVLDDQSVHIAAMITESAKRGAAYVEPTETAEQEWVDEMGRKAGVDRALDECTPGYYNNEGHSSVVRSFYRPDELEFAETLRQWRENDRFTEVLVRTGDNDADERN, encoded by the coding sequence ATGACCAACGACGAGCGGTCACTCGAAGCGGAGCTGTTGGATCCGGACAGGCTCGGTTTCGATCCGGCGGAACTGCGCGCCCGGTACCGGACCGAGCGGGACCGACGTCTCCGCCCGGACGGCGCGAGTCAGTACATCGCACCGACCGGTGATTTCGGCTACTACGTGACGGACCCCTACGCCGAGGCCGAGCCGAACCGTGAACCGCTCACCGACCACGTGGAAGTACTGATCATCGGTGCCGGATTCGGCGGGTTGCTGGCCGGGGCACGACTCCGCCAGGCGGGGTTCGACTCGATCCGCTTGCTGGAGAAGGGCGGCGACGTCGGCGGGACCTGGTACTGGAACCGCTACCCGGGCGTGCGCTGCGACATCGAGTCCTACATCTACCTGCCGCTGCTGGAGGAGCTCGGTTACGTCCCCACCGAGAAGTACGCGCGCGGCGAGGAGATCCGGCAGCACACCGTCAACATCGCCAGGAAGTTCGACCTCTACCGTGACGCGTGCTTTCAGACCGAGCTGACCAGCGCGACCTGGGACGAGTCCCTACGTCGCTGGAACGTGACCACCGACCGGGGCGACGAGATGACCGCCCGGTACGTGATCTTCTCCAGCGGCCCGTTCAGCAGGCCGAAGCTGCCGGGCATCCCCGGGATCGACGACTTCGCCGGGCACACCTTCCACACCAGCCGGTGGGACTACTCCTACACCGGGGGCGACCAGACCGGCGGGATGCACGAGCTCGCGGACAAGCGCGTCGCGGTCATCGGTACCGGCGCCACGGGGATCCAGTGCGTGCCCGACCTGGCCCGGGACGCGGGTCACCTCTACGTCTTCCAGCGCACACCATCCGTTGTGGACGAACGCGGTAACCGTCCGACCGACCCGGAATGGGCGGCTGAGCTGCCCGAGGGCTGGCACGACCGCAGGCGCGACGACTTCCTCGCCGTACTCGGCGGTGATCGGACCGCCGACGACATGGTGGGCGATCGGTGGAGCGACCTCGCCCACCACTACAACGCGGTGGCGGACGAGACCGGCAAGGACGAGCTCACCACGGAGGAGCACGAACTCGTGCGGGAGGTCGCCGACTTCCACAAGATGAACCAGGTGCGGGAGCGGGTCATGTCCATCGTCGAGGACGAGGAAACCGCCCGTGCCCTGCAACCCTGGTACCGCTACGAGTGCAAGCGCCCCACATTCAACGACGAGTACTACCCGGCTTTCAACCGCCCCAACGTGACGCTGGTGGACACCGACGGGCGCGGCGTGGAACGCGTCACCGAGCGCGGACTGGTCAGCCAGGGCGTCGAGTACGAGGTCGACTGCATCGTCTTCGCCACCGGCTTCCAGGTCGGCGGCTCGCACCCGGCGGCCAGCGGACTCGCGCTCCACGGCCGCGACGGTGTGACGCTGCCCCAGCACTTCAGCGAAGGTATGCGCACCCTGCACGGCTTCACCAGCCACGGTTTCCCCAACCTGTTCTGCATGGGGCCCTCGCAGAACGGTGTGGCCCCCAACTTCACCCACGTGCTCGACGACCAGTCCGTCCACATCGCCGCGATGATCACCGAGTCCGCCAAGCGCGGCGCGGCCTACGTGGAACCCACCGAGACGGCCGAGCAGGAGTGGGTCGACGAGATGGGGCGCAAGGCCGGTGTCGACCGGGCGCTGGACGAGTGCACACCGGGCTACTACAACAACGAGGGCCACTCCTCGGTCGTGCGGAGCTTCTACCGGCCGGACGAGCTCGAATTCGCCGAAACACTGCGGCAGTGGCGCGAGAACGACCGATTCACCGAGGTGCTCGTCCGGACCGGGGATAACGATGCCGACGAACGGAACTGA
- a CDS encoding AcrR family transcriptional regulator (product_source=COG1309; cath_funfam=1.10.10.60; cog=COG1309; pfam=PF00440; superfamily=46689), translating to MTRRTARVGHGVATRESILRTAEWLFAEHGIYAVSNRRISEVAELGNSAAVGYHFGTKNELVRAIAHHHGERIEYIRVNMFTEPAGSTELRDWVSCLVRPMTLYLESLGTPSWYARFAAQVMADPVLHEIIAGESLRSDSLRLSLEGMNRCLPELPENVRTERWNMALYLTRQMCVERERALAEGMPTTHASWDEFATGLVDALTGLWSAPVTRQP from the coding sequence ATGACGAGACGGACGGCTCGGGTCGGACACGGCGTGGCGACACGGGAGTCGATCCTGCGCACCGCGGAGTGGCTGTTCGCGGAACACGGGATATACGCGGTGTCCAACCGCCGGATCAGCGAGGTCGCGGAGCTGGGCAACAGTGCCGCGGTCGGGTATCACTTCGGCACGAAGAACGAGCTGGTGCGCGCGATAGCGCACCACCACGGGGAACGCATCGAGTACATCCGGGTCAACATGTTCACCGAGCCCGCGGGTTCCACCGAACTGCGGGACTGGGTGTCCTGTCTGGTGCGGCCGATGACGCTGTACCTGGAGTCGTTGGGTACCCCGTCGTGGTACGCGCGGTTCGCCGCGCAGGTGATGGCCGATCCGGTGCTCCACGAGATCATCGCCGGGGAGTCGCTGCGCTCCGACTCGTTGCGGTTGTCCCTGGAAGGGATGAACCGGTGCCTGCCCGAGCTGCCCGAGAACGTGCGGACCGAACGCTGGAACATGGCGCTGTACCTGACCAGGCAGATGTGCGTCGAACGGGAACGCGCTCTCGCCGAGGGCATGCCCACTACGCACGCGAGCTGGGACGAGTTCGCCACCGGTCTCGTCGACGCGCTCACCGGCCTCTGGTCGGCACCGGTGACGCGTCAGCCGTGA
- a CDS encoding Na+/H+ antiporter NhaC (product_source=COG1757; cog=COG1757; pfam=PF03553; transmembrane_helix_parts=Outside_1_3,TMhelix_4_21,Inside_22_25,TMhelix_26_48,Outside_49_67,TMhelix_68_85,Inside_86_147,TMhelix_148_170,Outside_171_189,TMhelix_190_212,Inside_213_262,TMhelix_263_285,Outside_286_299,TMhelix_300_319,Inside_320_331,TMhelix_332_354,Outside_355_373,TMhelix_374_396,Inside_397_473,TMhelix_474_493,Outside_494_496,TMhelix_497_516,Inside_517_533): protein MTATWLSILPPLLAIALALLTRQVIPALLAGIWLGAWLLEGATFTGLGTSLLDTVGVYIVDALADRDHVMIVVATMMIGGLVGVIRRNGGTDGIVKLVTRWAATPRRGQLATGGLGLAIFFDDYANSLVVGNTMRPITDRLRISREKLAYLVDSTAAPVAACGLFTTWIGYQVGLVDDAVGKIGLEQSGFAVFVSSLRYAFYPVLAVVLVFAIAGTRRDFGPMARAEQRARQSGTVLRPGSNLGGGTDTEAELRPEERTPRRFLNALVPILALVVTTFVGLLATGSGSTVLEIMGAGDPFAALVWGSFVALLVAAVLSFGQRLLSLGQFVDAWFAGIKSVLYVVIILSAAWALSSLTEKLKTAEFLAGALSEALPAPLLPVILFVLAAAVAFATGTSWGTMGILTPLAVPLAWSLLQAQGAETAGGHPIIYASVATVLAGAVWGDHCSPISDTTVISSLASQCDVVDHVRTQIPYALYAGAVAVVIGLLPIGFGFPWWASFLVSIAVLLLGLRLLGRRVPDDARHSETEEAGA, encoded by the coding sequence ATGACCGCGACGTGGCTGTCGATCCTGCCTCCGCTGCTCGCGATCGCCCTGGCGCTGTTGACCCGGCAGGTCATCCCCGCGCTGCTGGCGGGGATCTGGCTCGGGGCCTGGCTGCTGGAGGGGGCCACGTTCACGGGTCTGGGCACTTCGCTGCTGGACACGGTGGGGGTGTACATCGTCGACGCGCTCGCGGACCGGGACCACGTGATGATCGTCGTGGCCACCATGATGATCGGCGGACTGGTGGGGGTGATCCGGCGCAACGGCGGCACCGACGGCATCGTGAAACTGGTGACTCGCTGGGCCGCCACACCCCGGCGGGGTCAACTCGCGACCGGCGGCCTGGGGCTGGCGATCTTCTTCGACGACTACGCGAACAGCCTCGTGGTGGGCAACACGATGCGCCCCATCACCGACCGACTGCGGATCTCGCGGGAGAAGCTCGCCTACCTCGTGGACTCCACCGCAGCACCGGTGGCCGCGTGCGGTCTCTTCACCACCTGGATCGGTTACCAGGTCGGACTGGTCGACGACGCGGTCGGCAAGATCGGGCTCGAGCAGAGCGGCTTCGCCGTGTTCGTCAGCTCGCTGCGCTACGCCTTCTACCCGGTGCTGGCCGTGGTGCTGGTCTTCGCGATCGCCGGTACTCGGCGCGACTTCGGCCCGATGGCGCGGGCGGAACAGCGCGCCCGGCAGTCGGGCACGGTGCTGCGCCCGGGGTCCAACCTGGGGGGCGGCACGGACACCGAAGCCGAGCTGCGGCCCGAGGAACGGACCCCACGCCGCTTCCTGAACGCGCTGGTGCCGATCCTCGCCCTGGTGGTGACGACCTTCGTCGGGCTGCTGGCCACCGGCAGCGGCAGCACCGTCCTCGAGATCATGGGGGCCGGGGATCCGTTCGCCGCGCTGGTGTGGGGTTCGTTCGTGGCACTGCTCGTCGCGGCGGTGCTGAGCTTCGGCCAACGGCTGCTCTCGCTGGGGCAGTTCGTGGACGCGTGGTTCGCCGGGATCAAGTCGGTGTTGTACGTGGTCATCATCCTCTCGGCCGCCTGGGCACTGTCCTCGCTGACCGAGAAGCTCAAGACCGCCGAGTTCCTGGCGGGCGCCCTCAGCGAGGCACTGCCCGCGCCGCTGCTGCCGGTGATCCTGTTCGTGCTCGCGGCAGCCGTCGCGTTCGCCACCGGAACGAGCTGGGGAACCATGGGGATCCTGACTCCGCTCGCGGTACCGCTGGCCTGGTCGCTGCTGCAGGCACAAGGGGCCGAGACCGCGGGTGGGCACCCGATCATCTACGCCAGCGTGGCCACCGTGCTGGCCGGAGCGGTGTGGGGCGATCACTGCTCGCCGATCTCGGACACCACGGTGATCTCCTCACTGGCCTCGCAGTGCGATGTGGTCGACCACGTGCGCACCCAGATCCCCTACGCCCTCTACGCGGGCGCGGTCGCGGTGGTCATCGGACTGCTGCCGATCGGGTTCGGCTTCCCGTGGTGGGCCTCCTTCCTGGTCTCGATCGCGGTGCTGCTGCTCGGACTGCGGCTGCTGGGCAGGCGCGTGCCGGACGATGCGCGGCACTCGGAAACCGAGGAAGCGGGCGCCTGA